One stretch of Lacrimispora sphenoides DNA includes these proteins:
- a CDS encoding aspartate aminotransferase family protein produces MRSKQEYIEKAESEIYKTYNRFPIVFDHGDGVRLYDTDGEEYLDFGAGIAVMGLGYNDPEFNEVLKEQLDKLLHTSNLFYNVPAVEAGELILKASGMDKVFFTNSGTEAVEGALKIARRYAYNKDGGHDHEIIAMKHSFHGRSFGALSVTGNDHYQEPFKPLLPGIKFADFNDLYSVKDLLNDKTCAIIMETVQGEGGIYPASEEFLKGVRALCDEHDMLLILDEIQCGMGRTGTMFAWQKYGVKPDVMTVAKALGNGVPVGAFLAAGKAATAMSPGDHGTTYGGNPFVTAAAFKVLELFEKRKIVDHVKEMGEYLTKKLKSLADRYDIVSSQRGIGLIQGLEFSVPVAPIVSQALLEKNLVLISAGANVIRFVPPLVIEKEHMDEMVEKLEAVLKSQI; encoded by the coding sequence ATGCGAAGCAAGCAGGAGTACATTGAGAAAGCAGAATCGGAGATTTATAAGACCTACAACCGTTTTCCTATTGTTTTTGACCATGGGGATGGTGTCCGTCTCTATGATACGGATGGAGAGGAATATCTGGATTTTGGAGCCGGGATCGCTGTCATGGGTTTGGGCTATAATGACCCGGAATTTAATGAAGTCTTAAAGGAGCAGTTGGATAAGTTACTTCATACCTCTAATTTATTTTATAATGTCCCGGCCGTGGAAGCGGGAGAACTGATTTTAAAGGCCTCTGGCATGGATAAGGTTTTTTTTACCAACAGCGGAACGGAAGCGGTGGAAGGCGCATTAAAGATAGCCAGAAGATACGCTTACAATAAGGACGGAGGCCATGACCACGAAATCATTGCCATGAAACATTCCTTTCACGGCAGGAGCTTTGGAGCTCTTTCCGTAACAGGTAATGATCATTACCAGGAACCTTTTAAGCCTTTGCTTCCGGGGATAAAATTTGCGGATTTTAATGATCTGTACAGTGTAAAAGACCTGCTGAACGATAAGACCTGCGCCATAATTATGGAAACCGTTCAGGGAGAAGGGGGAATCTATCCGGCCAGCGAGGAATTTTTAAAGGGTGTAAGAGCACTTTGTGATGAGCATGACATGCTGCTGATTCTTGATGAGATCCAGTGTGGAATGGGGCGGACCGGTACCATGTTCGCCTGGCAGAAGTACGGTGTAAAGCCGGATGTGATGACCGTGGCAAAGGCTTTGGGAAACGGCGTGCCAGTGGGAGCATTCCTGGCAGCAGGAAAAGCCGCGACAGCCATGTCCCCCGGCGACCATGGAACTACCTACGGCGGAAACCCCTTTGTGACAGCTGCGGCGTTCAAGGTGCTGGAACTGTTTGAAAAGAGAAAGATCGTGGACCATGTAAAGGAAATGGGAGAGTATCTTACAAAGAAGCTTAAATCCCTGGCGGACCGGTATGATATCGTAAGTTCACAAAGAGGTATCGGCCTGATCCAGGGCCTGGAGTTTTCTGTGCCGGTTGCTCCCATTGTGAGCCAGGCACTGTTAGAAAAAAATCTGGTGCTCATCAGTGCCGGGGCGAATGTTATTCGCTTTGTTCCTCCGCTGGTGATCGAAAAAGAGCATATGGATGAAATGGTGGAGAAACTGGAGGCGGTACTGAAGAGTCAGATTTAA
- a CDS encoding BMP family lipoprotein — MKKRVLSILMTAALVVSLAGCSGGAGAAKEAGKTVEATAGTTAKAASENGEGKEMAGAGKRVCIVYSGNLGDKSYNDSCNEGAKEAAADYGVEIKNLEGTSAEEWEANFLSACEDGYDLVICSSSNFEEYMKEHCASYPNVKFAIIDTTVEGDNIVSISFAQNQGSFLAGAAAAMFTQKTDIEGVNPDKIIGWVGGMDIPVLHDFFTGYEQGAKYIDPDIKVLQSFAGTWNDPLKGKELTLAQFDQGADIVMNVASGTGPGILEGAKEAGKYAIGVDLNQDNDQPGSVLTSMVKRVDTACYLAIQSVVEDTFKGNSTSYLTIKEEGVGLTDFSVMKEHLGDKFPEDIVEKVKELEEKIVSGEIVVENYTGFGANK; from the coding sequence ATGAAAAAAAGAGTTTTGAGCATTCTGATGACGGCAGCACTGGTGGTATCGCTGGCCGGCTGTTCCGGCGGGGCAGGAGCAGCGAAGGAGGCCGGTAAGACGGTGGAGGCAACCGCAGGGACAACTGCAAAGGCAGCATCAGAGAATGGGGAAGGAAAGGAAATGGCAGGAGCCGGAAAAAGGGTATGTATCGTGTATTCCGGTAATTTAGGGGACAAGTCATATAACGATTCCTGCAATGAGGGGGCAAAAGAGGCTGCCGCAGATTATGGAGTGGAAATTAAAAATCTGGAGGGCACATCTGCAGAAGAATGGGAGGCAAACTTTTTATCTGCTTGCGAGGACGGTTATGATCTCGTTATCTGTTCTTCCTCTAACTTTGAAGAGTATATGAAAGAGCATTGTGCCAGCTATCCGAATGTAAAGTTTGCAATTATTGATACCACGGTGGAAGGCGATAATATCGTATCCATAAGCTTCGCACAGAATCAGGGTTCTTTCCTGGCAGGTGCGGCTGCAGCCATGTTTACCCAGAAAACAGATATTGAAGGGGTAAACCCGGACAAGATCATTGGCTGGGTAGGAGGAATGGATATTCCGGTTCTTCATGATTTCTTTACTGGATATGAGCAGGGAGCAAAATACATAGACCCGGATATTAAGGTTCTTCAGTCTTTTGCAGGAACATGGAACGATCCGTTAAAGGGCAAGGAGCTGACTCTGGCGCAGTTTGATCAGGGAGCGGATATCGTAATGAACGTAGCATCCGGCACAGGCCCTGGAATTCTGGAAGGAGCAAAGGAAGCAGGAAAATATGCCATAGGTGTGGATTTAAACCAGGATAATGACCAGCCGGGAAGCGTACTGACTTCTATGGTAAAGCGTGTGGATACAGCCTGCTATCTGGCAATCCAGTCAGTGGTTGAAGACACATTTAAGGGAAATTCCACTTCTTATCTGACCATAAAGGAAGAAGGCGTCGGCCTGACCGATTTCAGTGTGATGAAAGAGCACCTAGGAGATAAATTCCCTGAAGACATCGTAGAAAAAGTAAAAGAACTGGAAGAGAAGATCGTTTCCGGAGAAATTGTCGTAGAGAATTATACCGGCTTCGGTGCAAATAAATAG
- a CDS encoding ABC transporter ATP-binding protein, which translates to MKDIVKSFGNVHAVRNGQFTLKKGEIHSLIGENGAGKSTMMKLLYGMYPIDDGSIRIHGDHIPSISPKIAIEKGIGMVHQEFMLVNELTVLENIILGFEPRHGITIDFDKARKTVEQYISQYGMDIQLGKKINQISVGEAQRVEIIKTLTRGANVIILDEPTAVLTPQETRQLFVILQNLRKDGKSLVFISHKLNEVMEISDRISVMRQGNYIGSVNKEETSPAELAKMMIGREVFLNIEKTQTKPGEKVLEVKDVWVSGEKEISKIRGVSLDVREGEIVGIAGIDGNGQSELIEAIAGLRQVEKGCVLLDGKEIAGLSPKQIRKAGLSHIPEDRNTRGLNRSMSIKENLIAVQVGETPFCRGVVRNDKETLEYAKKLSEVFDIRPRDPEISTQSLSGGNAQKVVVAREVSIGGKLLVASQPTRGVDIGAIESIRKILQEVKAKGMGVLLVSADLEEILSLSDRIVVMHEGRITGRLKAEEANEDNLGLLMMGGTASAEERGSTT; encoded by the coding sequence ATGAAGGATATTGTAAAATCATTCGGAAATGTTCATGCAGTAAGGAACGGGCAGTTTACCTTAAAAAAGGGTGAGATCCATTCTCTGATCGGAGAAAATGGAGCCGGAAAGTCCACCATGATGAAGCTGCTTTACGGTATGTATCCCATTGATGACGGAAGCATCCGGATCCATGGAGATCATATTCCATCCATCTCTCCTAAAATTGCCATTGAAAAAGGCATCGGAATGGTGCATCAGGAATTTATGCTGGTCAATGAGCTGACAGTATTAGAAAACATTATTCTGGGATTTGAACCCCGGCATGGTATCACCATTGATTTTGATAAAGCCAGAAAGACGGTGGAACAGTATATCAGTCAGTATGGAATGGATATCCAGCTCGGGAAGAAGATTAATCAGATATCAGTAGGTGAAGCACAAAGGGTGGAGATCATCAAAACTTTAACAAGGGGAGCCAATGTGATCATTCTGGATGAGCCTACGGCAGTCCTGACGCCCCAGGAAACGAGACAGCTTTTTGTAATTCTTCAGAATTTAAGAAAAGATGGAAAATCCCTGGTGTTTATCTCTCATAAATTGAATGAGGTCATGGAGATTTCTGACCGCATAAGCGTAATGCGTCAGGGTAATTATATTGGAAGTGTAAATAAGGAAGAGACTTCCCCGGCAGAGCTTGCAAAAATGATGATCGGAAGGGAAGTATTTTTAAATATTGAAAAAACCCAGACAAAGCCGGGGGAAAAGGTTCTGGAAGTAAAGGATGTATGGGTTTCCGGAGAAAAGGAGATCTCAAAGATCAGGGGAGTATCACTGGATGTCCGGGAGGGAGAGATCGTTGGTATAGCGGGAATCGATGGAAACGGACAGAGTGAGCTGATTGAGGCAATCGCAGGACTCCGGCAGGTTGAGAAAGGATGCGTGCTTTTAGACGGAAAAGAGATAGCGGGCCTTAGTCCAAAGCAGATCAGGAAAGCCGGATTGTCCCATATTCCGGAAGACCGCAATACAAGGGGCTTAAACCGGTCCATGAGCATCAAGGAAAACCTCATAGCCGTACAGGTAGGGGAAACTCCATTTTGCCGGGGCGTCGTACGAAATGATAAGGAAACCCTGGAATATGCTAAAAAGTTGTCTGAAGTTTTTGACATCCGTCCCAGAGATCCTGAAATATCTACCCAGTCTCTGTCAGGCGGAAATGCACAAAAGGTCGTAGTTGCAAGGGAAGTTTCTATTGGGGGGAAACTTCTGGTTGCATCCCAGCCTACCAGAGGGGTTGATATCGGAGCTATTGAATCCATCCGGAAAATTCTGCAGGAGGTCAAAGCCAAAGGAATGGGAGTTTTGCTGGTTTCTGCTGACTTGGAGGAAATCTTGTCCCTTTCAGACCGGATCGTTGTCATGCACGAAGGCAGGATAACAGGAAGGCTGAAGGCAGAGGAAGCCAACGAGGATAATCTGGGATTACTGATGATGGGCGGAACTGCATCGGCTGAAGAAAGGGGAAGTACAACATGA
- a CDS encoding ABC transporter permease → MNVAVKSIQKILLTMLLALAIGALFILFIGENPLEAYGALLRGAFNGKLKIGTTLASFTPLLLTSCAFAVAAKAGAFNVGVEGEVFLGGITAAYIGINWTFLPAPVLLIVCFLGAMAVAALWALIPAVLKAYYRVSEVCVTILMNSVALYITSYLVSGPMSAGVANAQSLPVTVNLPQFMKPSSVNAGLFIALITVVLMIWVLNKTTFGYKVKTVGTNPSHAEYVGISPKKIFIQSMMLSGALGGMAGCIEVLGVHGYFLNNFAAGLGSNGMLASLIVKNNLAFAPFMSFFLAVLKSGAMGMQQSTGVPKSIVDTITAVFIIVATMELLFQFKNKKTKKEKSK, encoded by the coding sequence ATGAATGTAGCGGTAAAGAGCATACAGAAAATTTTACTTACCATGCTGCTTGCATTGGCAATCGGTGCCTTATTTATCCTGTTTATCGGGGAAAATCCCCTGGAAGCCTATGGGGCACTGCTGCGTGGTGCATTTAACGGGAAGCTCAAGATAGGAACCACCCTGGCCAGCTTTACGCCCCTTCTCCTCACCTCTTGTGCGTTTGCGGTCGCGGCAAAAGCGGGAGCATTCAACGTAGGAGTGGAAGGTGAGGTGTTTCTTGGAGGTATTACTGCCGCATATATCGGAATCAACTGGACATTTCTTCCGGCTCCTGTCCTCTTAATCGTCTGCTTTCTGGGAGCCATGGCAGTGGCGGCATTGTGGGCACTTATTCCAGCGGTACTAAAGGCTTATTACCGTGTGAGTGAGGTTTGTGTGACCATTCTCATGAACAGCGTAGCCCTGTACATAACCTCTTATCTGGTCAGCGGCCCCATGAGTGCAGGCGTGGCCAATGCCCAGTCTCTGCCGGTGACGGTGAACCTGCCTCAGTTTATGAAGCCAAGCAGTGTCAATGCAGGACTTTTCATAGCCCTTATCACAGTGGTTCTTATGATCTGGGTCTTAAACAAGACTACTTTTGGATATAAGGTAAAAACAGTGGGAACCAACCCATCTCATGCGGAGTATGTGGGCATCAGTCCTAAGAAGATATTTATACAATCCATGATGCTAAGCGGGGCATTGGGCGGTATGGCTGGCTGCATTGAAGTTTTGGGGGTTCACGGTTATTTCCTGAATAATTTTGCGGCGGGGCTTGGTTCCAATGGCATGCTGGCCTCTTTGATCGTTAAAAACAATCTGGCTTTTGCACCCTTTATGTCCTTCTTCCTGGCGGTGTTAAAATCAGGAGCCATGGGGATGCAGCAGAGTACCGGTGTACCAAAATCGATTGTTGACACCATAACAGCAGTATTCATTATTGTAGCAACCATGGAGCTTCTGTTTCAGTTTAAGAATAAGAAAACTAAAAAGGAAAAGAGCAAATAG
- a CDS encoding ABC transporter permease: protein MDLGKIFSVSLIYATFRSATPIIYAALCAAITQQADILNIGTEGIMLTGAFAAVAVSYLTGSWLLGVVVAMIAGLIMAMIMAVGHIRYKAEICAIGMGINLFALAITKFLLNSVLGKSGTFSEPGIIAIPRVSLPFLAKVPFLKEIFDNWCITEWFVIVLIILVWFVFYKTVWGLRLRAVGQFPMAAQTAGINVNSMKYRAIAISGLIGGLAGAHLSLGYSKMFTENMTNARGFMGVAAMYFGGAHPILTAAGCLVFGLTDSIGARLQAYGVPSQLVLLMPYVVTIATLAVSMASKLAREKKKKSALAKA, encoded by the coding sequence ATGGATTTAGGAAAAATTTTCAGCGTATCTTTGATATATGCAACCTTTCGTTCTGCCACGCCTATTATTTATGCGGCATTGTGTGCAGCCATTACTCAGCAGGCAGATATTTTAAATATCGGAACGGAAGGAATCATGCTGACCGGTGCATTTGCGGCAGTAGCAGTCAGCTATTTAACCGGAAGCTGGCTTTTGGGAGTCGTAGTTGCCATGATTGCAGGGCTTATTATGGCCATGATCATGGCAGTAGGCCATATCCGTTATAAAGCGGAGATCTGTGCCATCGGTATGGGCATCAATTTATTTGCACTGGCGATCACCAAGTTTCTTTTAAACAGCGTCTTGGGAAAAAGCGGTACGTTTTCAGAACCGGGGATCATTGCGATTCCAAGAGTCAGTCTTCCATTTCTGGCTAAAGTCCCATTTTTGAAAGAGATTTTTGATAACTGGTGCATCACCGAGTGGTTTGTTATTGTACTGATTATACTGGTCTGGTTTGTATTTTATAAAACGGTCTGGGGCCTTCGCTTAAGGGCAGTCGGCCAGTTTCCAATGGCAGCACAGACGGCAGGAATTAATGTAAATTCCATGAAATACAGGGCCATAGCCATATCGGGCCTGATCGGAGGCCTGGCAGGAGCCCATTTATCCCTGGGATACAGCAAAATGTTTACGGAGAATATGACAAATGCCAGGGGATTTATGGGAGTGGCGGCTATGTATTTCGGAGGTGCCCACCCAATCCTGACAGCAGCTGGATGTCTGGTGTTCGGGTTGACAGATTCCATAGGTGCCAGGCTTCAGGCTTACGGCGTGCCGTCCCAGCTGGTACTTTTGATGCCTTATGTGGTGACCATAGCTACCCTGGCAGTATCCATGGCATCTAAACTGGCAAGGGAAAAGAAGAAAAAGAGTGCGTTAGCAAAAGCTTAA
- a CDS encoding nucleoside hydrolase, which produces MEKQKVILDCDPGHDDAVNILLAGKNSGIEVLGITVVAGNQSLEKTTRNALNICQYLGLNIPVYAGCGQPMIRDKQLLAGDIHGESGLDGPVFEPLQKKEEAEHGVMFLVKTLMESEGDIILVPTGPLTNIAMAMRMEPRIIPKIKRIVLMGGCYQLGNVTPAAEFNIIADADAAHVVFSSGRPITMVGLDVTRKVLCYPQVVKRMEEIGTPAAHLFTELMGHFNKSQKEVFGWDGGPLHDPVTIASIIDPELLVTKPMFTEVDIRSVQSYGRTNCDFFGYSHREANVDVAVDIDVERFWDLIETGIRAYGS; this is translated from the coding sequence ATGGAAAAACAGAAAGTTATCCTGGACTGCGATCCAGGACACGATGATGCGGTGAACATATTACTGGCAGGAAAAAACAGTGGGATAGAGGTGCTGGGTATTACAGTGGTGGCAGGAAACCAGTCCCTTGAAAAAACCACAAGAAATGCCCTGAATATCTGTCAGTACCTGGGACTTAATATCCCCGTCTATGCCGGCTGCGGACAGCCCATGATCCGGGATAAGCAGCTTCTTGCAGGAGATATCCATGGAGAAAGCGGACTTGACGGTCCGGTTTTTGAACCATTACAGAAAAAGGAAGAGGCGGAGCATGGGGTAATGTTTCTCGTCAAAACTCTGATGGAATCGGAAGGTGACATTATTCTGGTGCCAACAGGTCCCCTGACCAATATTGCCATGGCCATGAGAATGGAGCCCCGCATTATACCAAAGATAAAAAGAATTGTTCTCATGGGAGGCTGCTATCAGCTGGGGAATGTAACTCCGGCGGCTGAATTTAATATTATCGCTGATGCAGATGCGGCCCATGTGGTATTTTCCAGCGGCCGCCCCATTACTATGGTAGGGCTTGATGTGACCAGGAAAGTGCTTTGTTATCCCCAGGTGGTAAAACGGATGGAAGAGATCGGCACTCCGGCAGCCCACCTGTTTACAGAGCTGATGGGACATTTCAACAAGAGCCAGAAGGAAGTGTTCGGCTGGGATGGCGGGCCTCTCCATGACCCGGTAACCATTGCTTCCATCATTGATCCAGAGCTTCTGGTGACAAAACCTATGTTTACGGAAGTGGATATCAGAAGCGTACAAAGCTACGGAAGGACCAATTGTGACTTCTTTGGCTACAGTCATAGAGAAGCCAATGTGGATGTGGCCGTGGATATTGATGTAGAACGTTTCTGGGATCTGATCGAGACGGGAATCCGGGCTTATGGTTCGTGA
- a CDS encoding M20 family metallopeptidase has product MMEQLKEVLESNREEYVKYLSELIAIDTQDIGHGIAGGREKEGQEYLIRLLEEMGADQIERDPMTEETIAASIETYGEGNPGHDYKDRYNVYAVFKGQGSKSLMFNGHMDTMPPGDESQWNVPPHAPEIADGKLFGLGAADMKGGLMASVMAVKLLKDAGIPLPLNVHICSVCDEEGGGNGSIQAVMRGKRADGVVVCEPTSGELILAHMGFVFMKVQVTGKSNHSGAKWLGVSAIEKAIKIIERLNELEHGWLLGLKHPLLPAPNLNVGTIHGGSAGSTVAGNCEFEMCIHYLPGLMSHEQVVAEVTDEIRRLAESDLWLREHMPEISIYQAGGPFEMEKGPFVDSFERAFEKAEGKPVVIKGSPAGCDSRLWRNIAGCPTIQFGPGNLEQCHSVNEYIQIEEYLKAIHIYAQLILEWGKEDRTDE; this is encoded by the coding sequence ATGATGGAACAATTGAAAGAAGTACTGGAAAGCAACAGAGAAGAATATGTTAAATATTTATCAGAACTGATTGCCATAGATACCCAGGATATTGGACATGGGATTGCCGGAGGAAGAGAAAAAGAGGGGCAGGAATATTTAATCCGGCTATTGGAAGAGATGGGAGCGGATCAGATAGAGAGAGATCCCATGACCGAAGAGACGATCGCAGCCTCCATAGAAACATATGGGGAAGGCAATCCTGGTCATGACTATAAGGACCGCTATAACGTCTATGCCGTTTTTAAAGGGCAGGGAAGCAAGAGCCTGATGTTTAACGGTCACATGGATACCATGCCTCCGGGGGATGAGTCCCAGTGGAATGTGCCTCCTCATGCTCCGGAAATCGCAGATGGCAAGCTGTTCGGCCTGGGGGCTGCGGATATGAAAGGTGGCCTTATGGCTTCCGTCATGGCAGTAAAGCTTTTAAAGGATGCCGGTATTCCTCTTCCTCTTAACGTCCACATCTGCTCGGTGTGTGATGAAGAGGGAGGCGGCAACGGCTCTATTCAGGCGGTTATGAGAGGAAAACGGGCAGATGGAGTGGTGGTCTGCGAGCCAACATCCGGAGAACTGATTCTGGCTCATATGGGATTTGTATTTATGAAAGTTCAGGTCACCGGGAAATCCAATCATTCCGGCGCAAAATGGCTGGGTGTGAGCGCCATTGAAAAGGCAATAAAGATCATAGAAAGACTGAATGAACTGGAGCATGGCTGGCTGCTTGGCCTTAAGCACCCCCTTCTTCCTGCCCCTAATTTAAACGTAGGAACTATTCATGGAGGAAGTGCGGGATCCACGGTTGCCGGGAATTGTGAATTTGAGATGTGTATCCACTACCTTCCTGGCCTGATGAGCCATGAGCAGGTAGTAGCTGAGGTCACAGACGAGATCAGGCGCCTGGCAGAAAGTGATTTATGGCTGCGGGAGCATATGCCGGAAATCAGTATATATCAGGCAGGAGGTCCTTTTGAGATGGAAAAGGGGCCGTTTGTAGACAGCTTTGAAAGAGCATTTGAAAAAGCGGAGGGAAAACCAGTGGTTATAAAGGGCTCTCCGGCTGGCTGTGACTCCAGGTTGTGGAGGAATATAGCCGGTTGTCCAACCATACAGTTTGGACCCGGAAATCTGGAACAATGCCATTCCGTAAATGAGTATATTCAGATAGAAGAATATCTTAAGGCAATTCATATTTATGCACAATTGATTTTAGAATGGGGAAAGGAAGACAGGACAGATGAATAA
- a CDS encoding glutamine amidotransferase, whose product MNKKILLAGESWMSYTTHVKGFDSFYTSSYETGEKWLKKALEKAGYEVTFLPNHLASDEFPFTMEELKQYDGVILSDIGANTLLLPVATFTHSRKMPDRCKLIRDYVLDGGALLMIGGYMTFSGVDAKGKWHDTAVQEVLPVEVLTVDDRMEHCDGAKPVVGEAHEAISGLPSDWPEVLGYNKTVAKPEAIIPVTIENDPFLALGTYGKGRSAAFTTDCAPHWAPPEFCEWEYYDQLWKGIFDWLTEK is encoded by the coding sequence ATGAATAAGAAAATATTATTGGCAGGAGAATCCTGGATGAGTTATACTACACATGTAAAGGGGTTTGATTCTTTTTATACCTCTTCCTATGAGACGGGAGAAAAGTGGCTGAAAAAGGCACTGGAGAAAGCTGGTTACGAGGTAACGTTCCTTCCAAATCACCTGGCATCGGACGAATTTCCATTCACCATGGAAGAATTAAAGCAGTATGACGGGGTCATTCTGTCCGATATCGGAGCAAATACCCTGCTTCTTCCTGTGGCAACCTTTACACACAGCCGTAAGATGCCGGACCGTTGTAAGCTGATCCGGGATTATGTTCTGGATGGAGGGGCACTTTTAATGATCGGGGGATATATGACATTTTCAGGCGTAGATGCAAAGGGAAAGTGGCATGATACCGCTGTCCAGGAAGTTCTTCCTGTGGAGGTTTTGACTGTGGATGACAGAATGGAGCACTGTGACGGTGCAAAGCCTGTTGTAGGAGAAGCCCATGAAGCCATATCCGGACTTCCGTCGGACTGGCCGGAGGTTTTGGGATACAATAAAACAGTGGCAAAGCCGGAAGCAATTATACCCGTTACCATAGAAAATGATCCGTTCCTGGCACTGGGAACCTATGGAAAAGGAAGAAGTGCAGCATTTACCACGGATTGCGCCCCTCACTGGGCTCCGCCGGAATTTTGTGAGTGGGAATATTACGATCAGCTTTGGAAGGGGATCTTTGACTGGCTGACGGAGAAATAG
- a CDS encoding M20 family metallopeptidase: MKKVGWEEEAVQLLKDLMGIRTVNGKDGEKPAAEYICQYLNNRGVKAFVQDIGEGRGNVIALLPGDDADKGMIWNGHLDTVDYGQLESWDRQPWTPVIHNGFLFGRGASDMKSGLAALVYVLGMLGEAGKKPKTSIQFLGTCDEERGGTGAKAIISGGHMMEASTLLIGEPTGCTVGIGQKGCIWLELEVRGKTSHGAYPEEGCNAVTCAYEAAEGLADWIRGHGHPVLGSATAQITEIQGGIQPNMTPDVCTVLLDIRTVPGLTFEKILCRLETIFQDISRNSGGIPSLTTTIKNHRISIEADKASWGVSQLVKSMEAAGIKEAYSGISYFTDASILAEGKEGLTTVLFGPGSADMAHKPNECVCIADYLKAVRALTNMAAARSEDESNN; encoded by the coding sequence ATGAAGAAGGTAGGCTGGGAAGAGGAAGCGGTACAGCTTTTAAAGGATTTGATGGGAATCAGAACAGTCAACGGAAAAGACGGAGAGAAACCGGCAGCAGAATATATCTGCCAATACTTAAATAACCGTGGAGTGAAGGCCTTTGTTCAGGATATTGGAGAAGGAAGGGGAAACGTAATTGCCCTGCTTCCGGGAGATGATGCGGATAAGGGAATGATCTGGAATGGACATTTGGACACGGTGGACTACGGTCAGCTTGAGAGCTGGGACCGGCAGCCATGGACTCCGGTGATACATAACGGTTTCCTCTTTGGGCGGGGAGCCAGTGACATGAAGAGCGGACTGGCTGCCCTGGTATATGTTCTCGGTATGCTGGGGGAGGCTGGGAAGAAGCCGAAAACCTCCATCCAGTTTCTGGGGACATGTGACGAAGAGCGGGGAGGGACCGGAGCAAAGGCCATTATTTCCGGCGGACATATGATGGAAGCATCGACTTTACTGATCGGAGAACCTACGGGCTGTACCGTGGGAATCGGACAAAAAGGCTGTATCTGGCTAGAATTGGAAGTAAGAGGTAAGACCAGCCACGGGGCATATCCGGAAGAAGGCTGCAATGCAGTTACCTGTGCATATGAAGCGGCCGAGGGTCTGGCAGACTGGATCCGTGGACATGGCCATCCGGTACTTGGAAGCGCTACTGCCCAGATTACAGAAATCCAGGGAGGGATACAACCAAACATGACACCGGATGTGTGTACTGTTTTATTAGATATCCGGACCGTGCCGGGACTTACTTTTGAAAAGATTCTCTGCCGGCTGGAGACGATATTTCAGGACATCAGCCGGAATTCAGGAGGTATCCCCAGTCTGACTACTACAATAAAAAATCACAGAATAAGCATTGAAGCGGACAAGGCTTCCTGGGGAGTTTCCCAGCTGGTAAAGAGTATGGAGGCTGCCGGAATTAAGGAAGCCTATTCAGGAATTTCCTACTTTACGGATGCCTCCATACTGGCGGAAGGAAAAGAAGGGCTGACGACCGTCTTATTTGGACCAGGCTCGGCAGATATGGCGCACAAGCCCAATGAATGTGTATGCATCGCGGATTACCTTAAGGCAGTACGGGCATTGACAAATATGGCAGCAGCGAGGAGTGAGGATGAGAGCAACAATTAA